A single Aspergillus chevalieri M1 DNA, chromosome 3, nearly complete sequence DNA region contains:
- the SSH4 gene encoding SSH4 family protein (COG:S;~EggNog:ENOG410PHKF;~InterPro:IPR035780,IPR043136,IPR013320,IPR001870, IPR003877;~PFAM:PF00622;~TransMembrane:1 (o82-106i);~go_function: GO:0005515 - protein binding [Evidence IEA]): MRGFEASGPGAIYGLPSTLTTSVLSTNTPTPLPSSFPRPNTDPEIVSHNIENVLRSVSAQLDRDHSLVSVSGNSSGSTGKGILIGILSAFGSAGIAVLILALFFFFKHTRRGRIILDRIGRPGEYDDEQAFLREEAEALETMDDISRSEYMRAKAFVDANPPESMQTDISLSQFLAIQEKGVSAWEFQPELEIANCFVEARTEIEFFDSECSVQTNLPVPKQNDVYYWEAKVFEKPETTLVSIGMSTKPYPLFRLPGFHKTSVAYLSTGHRRFNQPFSPTPYGPQLAQGDVVGVGYRPRSGTIFFTRNGKKMEEVVHGQKVPNFFPTIGANGPCSVHVNFGQMGFVFIEANVKKWGLAPMTGSLAPPPPYGSEHGSILLESGRESAAQISHRVYQNANYAQTDSTVRIAPSPSPGPVRSPTDISLAQLAHVPSHEDIGEGSSHVEDDERTHLLSQEDIDSIPPPEYTSPEGSRRGSDASQHPPIPSYDAAVATQSRHLQENQGRDNENENH; this comes from the exons ATGCGGGGATTTGAGGCATCGGGCCCCGGTGCTATCTACGGTCTTCCCTCGACCCTCACCACTTCCGTGTTAAGCACCAACACTCCCACGCCCTTGCCCTCATCATTTCCACGACCGAATACCGACCCAGAAATCGTTTCCCATAACATCGAAAATGTTCTTCGTTCCGTGTCCGCGCAGCTCGATCGCGATCACAGCCTGGTCTCCGTCAGTGGCAACTCGTCCGGGTCGACCGGAAAGGGAATCCTGATCGGCATTCTCTCTGCCTTTGGCTCTGCGGGGATTGCGGTTCTTATCTTGGccttgtttttctttttcaagcaTACAAGACGTGGTCGGATTATCTTGGATCGCATTGGGCGACCGGGTGAATACGATGATGAACAGGCGTTTTTGCGCGAAGAGGCGGAGGCTTTGGAGACTATGGATGATATTTCGCGGTCGGAATACATGAGAGCCAAAG CCTTCGTCGATGCCAACCCTCCCGAATCGATGCAGACTGATATATCGCTGTCTCAGTTCCTTGCCATTCAAGAAAAAGGTGTTTCCGCATGGGAATTCCAGCCGGAACTTGAAATCGCCAACTGTTTTGTCGAAGCTCGGACGGAGATTGAGTTCTTTGATTCCGAATGCAGCGTCCAGACAAATCTTCCTGTGCCCAAGCAAAACGATGTCTACTACTGGGAAGCGAAGGTTTTTGAGAAGCCCGAGACTACGTTAGTCAGTATTGGCATGTCAACAAAGCCGTATCCGTTGTTCAGATTGCCAG GCTTCCACAAAACGTCCGTTGCATACCTATCGACCGGTCATCGCAgattcaaccaaccgttctcTCCGACCCCGTATGGCCCCCAACTCGCGCAAGGTGATGTGGTTGGTGTGGGATACCGGCCCCGGTCAGGCACTATTTTCTTCACTCGCAATGGCAAGAAGATGGAAGAGGTGGTCCATGGTCAGAAGGTGCCCAATTTCTTTCCGACAATCGGCGCGAACGGCCCCTGCTCCGTTCATGTCAACTTTGGTCAGATGGGATTCGTGTTTATCGAGGCGAACGTCAAGAAATGGGGACTGGCTCCGATGACTGGCAGTCTAGCACCACCCCCGCCGTATGGAAGCGAACACGGCAGCATCTTGCTCGAGTCTGGTCGAGAGAGTGCGGCGCAAATCTCTCATCGGGTCTACCAGAATGCCAATTACGCCCAGACTGATTCAACTGTTAGAATCGCGCCGTCTCCTAGCCCCGGCCCCGTCCGATCGCCAACCGATATTTCGCTCGCACAGCTGGCTCATGTGCCCTCCCACGAAGATATTGGCGAAGGATCAAGTCACGTCGAAGATGACGAGCGTACCCATCTTTTGAGCCAGGAGGATATTGATAGCATTCCGCCTCCTGAATATACCAGCCCCGAGGGCAGTCGCCGAGGCAGTGATGCATCGCAACATCCGCCGATACCCAGTTACGATGCTGCCGTGGCTACCCAAAGTCGCCATCTGCAAGAAAATCAAGGCCGCGACaatgaaaatgaaaatcACTGA
- a CDS encoding pyridoxine/pyridoxamine 5'-phosphate oxidase (COG:H;~EggNog:ENOG410PX2K;~InterPro:IPR019576,IPR000659,IPR011576,IPR012349;~PFAM:PF10590,PF12766,PF01243;~go_function: GO:0004733 - pyridoxamine-phosphate oxidase activity [Evidence IEA];~go_function: GO:0010181 - FMN binding [Evidence IEA];~go_process: GO:0008615 - pyridoxine biosynthetic process [Evidence IEA]), with protein sequence MENMKTTLRTLPVLTGPFPPLDANPSTFPETPQETFQTWLLHVITAQIPEPHAMTVSTIDEHGCPDARVLILKNLDDRGWHFAAKGGSPKASQIEGNRNVALTFYWPGVGRQVRVKGRAVVLVEEECVEDFRERSLGSRVSAMASVQSRVLEDREMLVRRVAEVEAPMVSGKEQEMPEWKVYAVNPVTVEFWQGSSDRLHQRLQFVRKADGAGWTKELLWP encoded by the coding sequence ATGGAAAACATGAAAACAACACTCCGCACCCTCCCCGTCCTAACCGGGCCCTTCCCACCCCTCGACGCCAACCCCTCCACCTTCCCCGAAACCCCCCAGGAAACCTTCCAAACATGGCTTCTCCACGTCATAACAGCCCAAATCCCCGAACCCCACGCCATGACTGTCTCCACAATCGACGAGCACGGTTGCCCAGACGCCCGGGTTCTCATCCTCAAGAACCTCGATGACCGCGGGTGGCATTTTGCCGCGAAGGGCGGGAGTCCGAAGGCCAGCCAGATTGAAGGGAATCGGAATGTGGCGCTGACGTTTTATTGGCCGGGCGTGGGGAGGCAGGTTCGTGTGAAGGGGAGagcggtggtgttggtggaaGAGGAGTGTGTGGAGGATTTTAGGGAGAGGTCGTTGGGGTCGAGGGTTAGTGCGATGGCGTCGGTGCAGAGTCGGGTGCTTGAGGATCGGGAGATGCTTGTGAGGCGTGTTGCGGAGGTAGAGGCTCCTATGGTGAGTGGGAAGGAGCAGGAGATGCCGGAGTGGAAGGTGTATGCTGTTAATCCTGTGACGGTTGAGTTCTGGCAGGGGTCTTCTGATCGTCTTCATCAGCGGTTGCAGTTTGTTCGGAAGGCAGATGGTGCTGGCTGGACAAAGGAACTGTTGTGGCCATAG
- the pdeA gene encoding 3',5'-cyclic-nucleotide phosphodiesterase PDE1 (BUSCO:EOG092620FM;~COG:T;~EggNog:ENOG410PFC9;~InterPro:IPR000396,IPR036866;~go_function: GO:0004115 - 3',5'-cyclic-AMP phosphodiesterase activity [Evidence IEA];~go_process: GO:0006198 - cAMP catabolic process [Evidence IEA]): MADKATFQVIVLGPTGGPREDSVTGLLVRSTATQWSSNSMVAVDAGTLLAGIIRTLEQYEMETKDGKRYMKDGPFVGFNLPYNSPQANAAHIFREIIGTILVTHAHLDHLSGLAINTPIIEAGAGPKAVAALPSVVAAIKNHMFNDVIWPNLSDEDGGAGLLTYQRLVEGGNPRFGRGDARGYVRAADGLLTRCLSISHGRCKKRYNSESESHHRVGSAVFAADPLMIPSRGISVDHTDGFYSPARSPRLFGKDPTWATVESSAFFIRDQFTGSEIIVFGDIEPDSISMDPRNRRVWEVAAPKMATGNLRAIFIECSYDDSVEDCALYGHLCPRHLVAELKVLATKVTEIRHPSTSTKRKRTASSPGGVSPRSKRAQSLAPGKAQGRRSEPYPYFPGRQTRVDSGEVWGEMPDLVPIPESNGQPASPNFNASSLDGIDGNPTSEPMQVQFSIDNNPPDDENLPWAGLNPPLAGLFVYIIHIKEDLTDGPPPGDRILQELRDRGEAAQLGCEFHITKRGEGIWI, from the exons ATGGCGGATAAGGCGACCTTTCAGGTCATTGTCTTG GGCCCTACAGGAGGACCTCGCGAAGACAGCGTGACAGGACTGCTAGTAAGATCAACAGCGACACAATGGTCATCAAACTCAATGGTCGCAGTCGATGCAGGGACCCTTCTCGCCGGTATTATTCGAACCCTTGAGCAGTATGAGATGGAAACCAAGGATGGCAAACGATACATGAAAGACGGTCCGTTTGTCGGATTTAATTTACCGTACAACTCGCCCCAAGCAAACGCAGCGCACATCTTTCGAGAAATCATCGGCACTATCCTTGTCACACATGCGCATTTAGATCATTTGTCCGGGTTGGCGATCAATACGCCGATTATTGAAGCCGGAGCCGGGCCTAAAGCAGTGGCTGCCTTGCCGTCGGTAGTTGCTGCCATCAAGAACCACATGTTCAACGACGTGATCTGGCCGAATCTGTCCGATGAAGATGGCGGAGCGGGTTTGCTGACGTATCAGCGCTTGGTTGAAGGAGGGAATCCAAGATTTGGCCGCGGAGATGCAAGAGGTTATGTTCGTGCAGCTGATGGTTTGTTGACAAGGTGTCTCAGTATCAGCCATGGTCGTTGTAAGAAGCGATACAATTCCGAGTCCGAGTCGCATCATCGCGTGGGCAGTGCGGTGTTCGCGGCAGATCCATTGATGATACCTTCTAGAGGCATATCAGTTGATCATACAGATGG GTTCTACTCTCCAGCCCGTTCACCCCGTCTCTTCGGAAAAGATCCAACCTGGGCCACAGTTGAAAGCTCCGCCTTCTTCATCCGAGACCAATTCACCGGCAGCGAAATCATTGTCTTCGGCGACATCGAACCAGACTCCATCTCCATGGATCCCCGCAACAGACGCGTCTGGGAAGTCGCAGCCCCCAAAATGGCCACAGGCAACCTACGCGCAATTTTCATTGAATGCTCCTACGACGACTCCGTCGAAGACTGCGCCCTCTACGGCCACCTCTGCCCACGCCATCTCGTCGCAGAACTAAAAGTTCTCGCCACAAAAGTAACAGAAATCCGCCACCCAAGCACATCCACAAAACGCAAACGCACAGCCAGCAGCCCAGGTGGCGTAAGCCCACGATCCAAACGCGCGCAGAGCCTTGCCCCCGGAAAAGCACAAGGTCGCAGATCGGAGCCGTACCCGTACTTCCCCGGCCGTCAGACGAGAGTTGACTCGGGCGAGGTCTGGGGCGAAATGCCGGATCTCGTGCCCATCCCTGAATCAAACGGACAGCCAGCATCGCCGAACTTCAATGCGTCCTCACTCGATGGCATCGATGGGAATCCTACAAGTGAACCGATGCAGGTCCAGTTCTCAATTGACAACAATCCGCCAGATGATGAGAATCTGCCCTGGGCTGGGTTGAATCCTCCACTAGCGGGTCTATTTGTGTATATCATCCATATTAAAGAAGACTTGACGGATGGGCCACCTCCTGGGGATCGCATTCTGCAGGAACTAAGGGATCGAGGAGAGGCCGCGCAGTTAGGGTGTGAGTTTCATATCACGAAACGGGGGGAGGGGATATGGATTTGA
- the ALO1 gene encoding D-arabinono-1,4-lactone oxidase (BUSCO:EOG092624X0;~COG:V;~EggNog:ENOG410PHKJ;~InterPro:IPR006093,IPR006094,IPR010031,IPR036318, IPR016169,IPR030654,IPR007173,IPR016167,IPR016166;~PFAM:PF04030,PF01565;~go_component: GO:0016020 - membrane [Evidence IEA];~go_function: GO:0003885 - D-arabinono-1,4-lactone oxidase activity [Evidence IEA];~go_function: GO:0016491 - oxidoreductase activity [Evidence IEA];~go_function: GO:0016899 - oxidoreductase activity, acting on the CH-OH group of donors, oxygen as acceptor [Evidence IEA];~go_function: GO:0050660 - flavin adenine dinucleotide binding [Evidence IEA];~go_function: GO:0071949 - FAD binding [Evidence IEA];~go_process: GO:0055114 - oxidation-reduction process [Evidence IEA]) has translation MDPVVQRELSQLDPTVPFRASTDHLHHTWAKTFFSRPELFVRPQSIPEIQKLVTLARRCRRRLVVVGSGHSPSDLTCTSSWLVNLDGFNRILDLDTETSVVTVEAGIRLWQLGEKLEEYGLTLSNLGSIDSQSIAGVIATGTHGSSMQHGLLSECILSLTLMLANGQLVRCSPDTNQALFRAALVSLGALGIVVEVTFQAEPTFKVAWQQRRRPLSRVLADWSNGLWTSHEFVRVWWLPYEKSAIVWHADKSDLPESEPPSSFYGQTLGYHIYHNLLALSNYFPRILPWVEWLVFGLQYGFKAESDVTEAVQPARKGLLMNCLYSQFVNEWALPLDKGPEAIIRLSAWLHGDVETARIPFPVEGVWVHCPVEVRVANSTLNKKPRPFLDPTSHDSPTLYLNATLYRPYLRDPPCRARYYEAFEWLMREMGAKPHWAKNFTASGNQELRALYGEDMNEWLKVRQEVDPDGMFLGEWHYRNLPLSITAEDDTESRGRPDIYALPLLEREVIRRHAGFKGAGDGIEWVGDKRWQEESDEQQVQRRRRQNVAVMDESEERRYFECETSETGTVASEESFDLMAAGEASITLPERVHDS, from the coding sequence ATGGACCCTGTCGTCCAGCGCGAGCTCTCCCAGCTCGACCCCACGGTGCCCTTCCGCGCCTCGACGGACCATCTTCACCACACCTGGGCGAAGACCTTCTTCTCGCGACCAGAGCTCTTCGTCCGCCCGCAATCCATCCCCGAGATCCAGAAACTCGTGACTCTCGCGCGCCGCTGCCGTCGTCGTCTCGTGGTCGTGGGCAGCGGCCACTCGCCCTCCGACCTCACCTGTACGTCATCCTGGCTGGTGAACCTGGACGGTTTCAACCGCATCCTGGACCTGGATACCGAAACGAGCGTTGTGACTGTTGAAGCGGGCATTCGGCTCTGGCAGCTTGGCGAGAAACTAGAGGAATATGGGTTGACGTTGTCGAATCTGGGCAGTATTGACAGTCAGTCGATTGCGGGGGTGATTGCGACGGGCACGCACGGCAGCTCTATGCAGCATGGGCTGTTGTCGGAGTGTATTTTGTCGCTCACTTTGATGCTAGCGAATGGACAGTTAGTGCGCTGTAGCCCGGATACGAACCAGGCGTTGTTCCGGGCGGCGCTGGTCTCGCTGGGCGCGTTGGGtattgtcgttgaagtgacTTTCCAGGCGGAGCCGACGTTCAAGGTCGCGTGGCAGCAACGCAGACGGCCGTTGTCGCGTGTGCTTGCTGATTGGTCTAATGGACTCTGGACGTCCCATGAGTTCGTTCGGGTTTGGTGGTTGCCATATGAGAAGAGTGCGATTGTCTGGCATGCGGATAAATCTGATCTGCCTGAGAGTGAACCGCCCAGCTCTTTTTATGGACAGACGCTGGGTTACCATATCTACCACAACTTGCTCGCATTGTCGAACTACTTCCCGCGCATTCTGCCCTGGGTCGAGTGGCTTGTCTTTGGACTGCAGTATGGTTTCAAGGCCGAGTCTGATGTTACGGAGGCGGTTCAGCCGGCGCGCAAGGGCCTGCTCATGAACTGCCTGTACTCGCAGTTTGTCAACGAATGGGCTCTGCCTTTGGACAAGGGTCCGGAGGCCATCATCCGTCTGTCTGCGTGGCTCCACGGCGACGTTGAAACAGCTCGCATTCCCTTTCCCGTCGAAGGCGTCTGGGTTCACTGTCCCGTCGAAGTGCGAGTCGCCAACTCGACGCTGAACAAGAAGCCTCGTCCATTCTTGGACCCTACCAGCCATGACAGCCCCACGCTGTATCTCAACGCAACCCTCTACCGTCCGTACCTGCGCGACCCGCCCTGCAGAGCCCGCTACTACGAAGCCTTCGAATGGCTCATGCGCGAGATGGGCGCCAAACCTCATTGGGCCAAGAACTTCACCGCGTCTGGCAACCAGGAACTGCGCGCCTTGTATGGCGAAGACATGAACGAGTGGCTAAAGGTCCGCCAGGAAGTCGACCCTGACGGCATGTTCCTCGGTGAATGGCATTACCGCAATCTCCCGCTTTCCATCACGGCCGAAGATGACACTGAAAGTCGTGGAAGGCCGGACATCTACGCTCTCCCTCTCCTAGAGCGCGAAGTCATCCGCCGCCACGCGGGCTTCAAGGGCGCCGGTGATGGTATCGAATGGGTCGGCGATAAACGGTGGCAGGAGGAGTCTGACGAGCAGCAAGTGCAGCGCCGTCGTCGACAGAATGTCGCTGTGATGGATGAGTCGGAGGAAAGGAGATACTTCGAGTGCGAGACCAGCGAGACCGGCACGGTAGCTAGTGAGGAGAGCTTTGATTTGATGGCTGCTGGGGAGGCTAGTATTACTCTTCCTGAGCGAGTTCATGATTCATGA
- a CDS encoding fungal specific transcription factor domain-containing protein (COG:K;~EggNog:ENOG410QDU3;~InterPro:IPR007219;~go_function: GO:0003677 - DNA binding [Evidence IEA];~go_function: GO:0008270 - zinc ion binding [Evidence IEA];~go_process: GO:0006351 - transcription, DNA-templated [Evidence IEA]) — protein MHARGQPKGAKERIAQAIHCSLEIGLHCREFSDVLEVQHPIRAESTRRTWWEIFIIDTLLAAVQVEGVLQYTAETPDVPLPCKEDKYHDGRLPGVAMIVSDLGLYDIFSEHGDLSPFAYRVEAAIVLRRCLLASETHVSQDSLDILDANISAWFHRLPSCKRVILQPDGEVNELDLQATMIMHCASIYLHFPQVISALLPPEHRPDILLSSSSLYIYISKPPNALS, from the coding sequence ATGCATGCGCGCGGACAGCCAAAGGGCGCAAAAGAGCGCATCGCTCAGGCAATCCACTGCAGTCTCGAGATAGGGCTCCATTGTCGGGAATTCTCTGATGTCCTAGAGGTGCAACATCCTATTCGTGCAGAAAGTACACGGCGAACATGGTGGGAGATATTCATAATTGACACGCTGCTGGCTGCTGTCCAGGTCGAGGGTGTTCTGCAGTACACCGCAGAGACGCCTGATGTGCCGCTACCCTGTAAGGAGGATAAATACCACGACGGCCGCCTTCCTGGGGTCGCAATGATTGTCAGCGACTTGGGTCTTTATGACATATTTTCGGAGCACGGAGATCTCTCACCCTTTGCTTACAGGGTTGAAGCGGCGATTGTTCTCCGGAGGTGCCTTCTCGCCAGCGAGACGCATGTCTCTCAAGACTCGCTGGATATACTTGATGCCAACATCTCTGCCTGGTTTCACCGACTTCCTAGCTGTAAGCGCGTCATCCTCCAGCCGGACGGCGAGGTTAACGAACTAGATCTCCAAGCGACAATGATCATGCATTGTGCCTCGATATATCTCCACTTCCCTCAAGTCATCTCtgctctccttcctcccgaACACAGGCCAGATATTCTGCTCTCGTCCTCCTCCCTTTACATCTACATCAGCAAACCCCCAAATGCACTCAGCTAA
- a CDS encoding uncharacterized protein (COG:S;~EggNog:ENOG410PZJE), whose amino-acid sequence MGQRHNRRRSRLRPNRNRNIDTFNSTPIDSDPFSRSLAPTWHYGSLNWTRDRPLRFETEQCRLFGGEPGDDVGLCYRMLEYFGGLDYIDSSQSRLPG is encoded by the exons ATGGGCCAAAGACACAACAGACGCCGTTCTCGATTAAGACCAAACCGCAATCGCAACATCGATACCTTCAATTCCACCCCGATTGACAGTGATCCCTTCTCGCGATCCCTCGCCCCGACCTGGCATTATGGATCCTTGAATTGGACGCGCGATCGCCCGCTGCGGTTTGAGACGGAGCAGTGTCGGCTTTTTGGTGGTGAACCCGGGGATGATGTTGGGCTTTGTTATCGCATGTTGGAATACTTTGGCGGTCTCGACTACATCGATTC TTCACAGTCGAGACTCCCCGGATGA
- a CDS encoding aminopeptidase P family protein (COG:E;~EggNog:ENOG410PIZA;~InterPro:IPR000994,IPR029149,IPR001131,IPR036005, IPR007865;~MEROPS:MER0001733;~PFAM:PF00557;~go_function: GO:0030145 - manganese ion binding [Evidence IEA];~go_function: GO:0070006 - metalloaminopeptidase activity [Evidence IEA]), which yields MGAVSHPQETILAQSNVNIHSLDTLNIRLEISNGHNKYPAKQHARKVAAKLGATSGLIYLAGEPTVNWGDSDQVRPFRQRRYFYYLSGVNEADCYLTYDIETDLLTLYVPNFDLHQAVWMGPTVTKEEAEARYDVHRVCYFASLRGDLQQWATQYNKSSPIYILHESQKPVIPSAENLLLNSKQLQPAMDAARGVKDHHEIQLIREANRVSGLAHRKILETIHEMTNEAEIEGSFLDTCVSHGAKNQAYEIIAGSGENAAVLHYVRNDEPLQGRQLVCLDAGAEWDCYASDVTRTFPLTTTGDWPSDQARDIYHLVEVMQEECIKRIKPGVCFLDLHVLAHGIMIQGLQRLGILRHGSVEEIRQSGASAVFLPHGLGHHLGLEVHDVSERSLMARGDSGFYASVLVSSLTHPPCTLTAPGLEEGMVVTVEPGIYFSRLALDNARKQRQLARYINLEEAEKYISVGGVRIEDDILVTGTGYENLTTAPKGREMLEILRGRIDH from the exons ATGGGTGCGGTGTCCCATCCCCAGGAGACTATCCTGGCACAGTCCAATGTCAATATCCACTCCCTGGATACCTTGAATATCCGTCTAGAGATAAGCAACGGCCACAACAAATATCCAG CAAAACAACATGCTCGCAAAGTCGCTGCGAAACTGGGAGCTACCTCCGGCCTGATATATCTTGCCGGTGAGCCCACCGTCAACTGGGGTGATTCAGACCAAGTACGCCCGTTTCGCCAAAGACGGTACTTTTACTACCTTAGTGGTGTAAACGAAGCGGATTGCTATCTGACTTACGATATCGAGACGGACCTCTTGACGCTATATGTCCCGAACTTCGACCTGCATCAGGCAGTATGGATGGGGCCTACCGTCACTAAGGAGGAAGCAGAGGCGCGATACGACGTACACCGGGTGTGTTATTTTGCTTCATTGCGGGGGGATCTTCAACAATGGGCAACCCAATACAATAAGTCGAGTCCCATCTATATCCTACACGAGTCACAGAAACCCGTCATCCCGTCTGCTGAGAATCTGTTGCTGAACTCAAAGCAGCTGCAGCCTGCGATGGACGCGGCCCGGGGCGTGAAGGATCACCATGAAATCCAGTTGATCCGCGAAGCGAATCGGGTATCTGGTCTGGCTCATCGCAAAATTCTCGAGACTATCCATGAGATGACCAACGAGGCGGAAATTGAAGGTTCGTTCTTGGATACCTGCGTCTCCCATGGTGCAAAGAACCAGGCATACGAGATTATTGCCGGGTCTGGTGAAAATGCAGCTGTTCTTCACTATGTCAGGAACGATGAGCCGCTCCAAGGACGGCAGTTGGTGTGTTTGGATGCTGGCGCTGAATGGGATTGCTATGCCAGCGACGTGACGCGGACATTCCCTCTGACGACGACTGGCGATTGGCCCAGCGACCAAGCCAGGGACATCTACCATCTGGTAGAAGTGATGCAAGAAGAATGCATCAAACGCATCAAGCCGGGTGTCTGTTTCTTAGATTTGCATGTGCTGGCACATGGTATTATGATCCAAGGGTTACAGAGGCTGGGCATCCTTCGACACGGGTCTGTGGAGGAAATTCGCCAATCGGGGGCGTCTGCTGTGTTTCTGCCACACGGGCTAGGACATCACCTTGGGCTGGAAGTCCATGACGTGTCGGAGCGGTCACTGATGGCACGCGGTGACAGTGGATTCTACGCGTCGGTCCTTGTTTCGTCCCTGACCCATCCGCCGTGCACGCTGACCGCCCCGGGATTGGAGGAAGGAATGGTGGTGACAGTTGAACCGGGTATCTACTTTTCTCGGCTGGCACTTGACAACGCGCGAAAGCAGAGACAGCTGGCGCGGTATATCAACCTGGAGGAGGCGGAAAAGTACATATCGGTTGGCGGTGTGCGCATCGAGGACGACATTTTAGTGACAGGAACGGGGTATGAGAATCTCACGACGGCGCCCAAGGGAAGAGAGATGCTAGAGATTCTCCGGGGCCGGATCGACCACTAG